A genomic segment from Variovorax paradoxus B4 encodes:
- a CDS encoding M12 family metallopeptidase encodes MTIVRKICSPYLPVHSGRPATTARASEQAATDERVDNIRIRPLGAPAAGRARAAVERMKLWDNGRTLRVKFLDGVPEVQARVEAIAHEWEAIANLTLKFVAAGASEIRISFAEKGFSWSTVGTDALTVAATKATMNYGWLEPSTALREYQRVVRHEFGHALGMIHEHQNPAAQGQIPWDKEKVYAYYAQQNWTRDDVDFNLFQLYSEDSTNHTAFDPTSIMEYAIPDSLTVGSYSVGWNTEFSATDIEFMRRQYPRASPGTVELAIGAARTSAELATAGEVDTYHFDVAAAGTHIMTTEGPSDTVLTLHGPNDAGAVLAWDDDRGKGLNARIMRKLQPGSYWLSVRHKSAQSTGSYTVGVKKSG; translated from the coding sequence ATGACCATCGTCCGGAAGATCTGCTCGCCCTACCTGCCCGTCCACAGCGGCCGCCCCGCCACGACTGCGCGAGCGAGCGAACAGGCCGCCACCGACGAACGCGTCGACAACATCCGCATCCGGCCGCTGGGCGCGCCCGCCGCGGGCCGCGCGCGTGCCGCGGTGGAACGCATGAAACTCTGGGACAACGGCCGCACGCTGCGCGTGAAGTTCCTCGACGGCGTGCCCGAGGTGCAGGCCAGGGTCGAGGCGATCGCGCACGAGTGGGAAGCCATCGCCAACCTCACGCTGAAGTTCGTGGCAGCCGGCGCCAGCGAGATCCGCATCAGCTTCGCCGAAAAGGGCTTCTCGTGGTCGACCGTCGGCACCGACGCGCTCACCGTCGCCGCCACGAAGGCGACCATGAACTACGGCTGGCTGGAGCCGAGCACCGCGCTGCGCGAATACCAGCGCGTGGTGCGCCACGAGTTCGGCCATGCGCTCGGCATGATCCACGAGCACCAGAACCCGGCCGCCCAGGGCCAGATCCCGTGGGACAAGGAGAAGGTCTACGCCTACTACGCGCAGCAGAACTGGACGCGCGACGACGTCGACTTCAACCTGTTCCAGCTCTACAGCGAGGACAGCACCAACCACACCGCGTTCGACCCGACCTCGATCATGGAATACGCGATCCCCGATTCGCTGACGGTCGGCTCGTATTCGGTCGGCTGGAACACCGAGTTCTCGGCCACCGACATCGAGTTCATGCGCCGCCAGTACCCGAGGGCATCGCCGGGCACGGTCGAGCTCGCCATCGGCGCCGCCCGCACCAGCGCCGAGCTGGCGACGGCCGGCGAGGTCGACACCTACCACTTCGACGTGGCCGCCGCCGGCACGCACATCATGACCACCGAAGGCCCGAGCGACACCGTGCTGACGCTGCACGGCCCCAACGACGCCGGCGCCGTGCTGGCCTGGGACGACGACCGCGGCAAGGGCCTGAACGCCCGCATCATGCGCAAGTTGCAGCCGGGCAGCTACTGGCTGTCGGTGCGCCACAAGAGCGCGCAGTCCACCGGGAGCTATACCGTGGGGGTCAAGAAAAGCGGTTGA